Proteins encoded by one window of Synergistes jonesii:
- the fabD gene encoding ACP S-malonyltransferase: protein MKYAMIFPGQGAQHPGMGRDFYERWDVSKKVFEEADEALGFSLSGVIFGGTPEELARTEITQPAILTVSVAAYRAFAQELGREPEPLCMGGHSLGEYTALVAAGALSLADGVRLVHKRGRLMQSAVPIGVGAMAAIIGLELPEVEAVCKEASQGEVCQAANINSPKQIVISGHAGAVSRAEEIIGQRFAARVVPLLVSAPFHCELMRGVADELQEEFAKVEWRAPKFPIIANFSAKAVRTASEARAALFSQTFSPVMWSQSVLEMERSGVEDYFELGPGSVLSGLIRKICRGRHPYPVSNADELAAALEYLRGAEDGR, encoded by the coding sequence ATGAAATACGCAATGATATTTCCCGGCCAGGGTGCGCAGCATCCGGGAATGGGGCGGGACTTTTACGAACGCTGGGACGTCTCGAAAAAGGTATTCGAGGAGGCGGACGAAGCGCTCGGCTTCTCGCTGAGCGGCGTGATCTTCGGCGGAACGCCGGAGGAGCTCGCGCGAACCGAGATAACTCAGCCGGCGATCCTCACGGTGAGCGTCGCGGCTTACCGCGCCTTCGCGCAGGAGCTCGGCCGCGAACCGGAGCCGCTCTGCATGGGAGGGCACAGCCTCGGCGAATATACGGCGCTCGTCGCGGCGGGAGCCCTTTCGCTCGCCGACGGCGTGCGGCTCGTCCATAAGCGCGGGCGGCTGATGCAGAGCGCGGTCCCGATCGGCGTCGGCGCGATGGCGGCGATAATCGGCCTCGAGCTTCCGGAGGTCGAGGCGGTGTGCAAAGAGGCCTCCCAGGGCGAGGTCTGCCAGGCCGCCAACATCAACTCGCCGAAGCAGATAGTCATCTCCGGGCACGCGGGAGCGGTCTCGCGCGCCGAAGAGATCATAGGGCAGAGATTTGCCGCGAGGGTCGTCCCTCTGCTCGTAAGCGCCCCCTTCCACTGCGAATTGATGCGCGGCGTGGCGGACGAATTGCAGGAAGAATTCGCAAAGGTCGAGTGGCGCGCGCCGAAGTTCCCGATAATAGCGAACTTCAGCGCAAAAGCGGTACGCACGGCCTCCGAGGCCCGAGCCGCGCTCTTCAGCCAGACCTTTTCGCCCGTCATGTGGTCGCAGTCGGTGCTTGAGATGGAGCGCTCGGGTGTCGAGGATTACTTCGAGCTCGGCCCAGGCAGCGTCCTCTCGGGGCTCATAAGAAAAATATGCCGTGGCAGGCATCCCTATCCCGTATCGAACGCCGACGAGCTCGCCGCGGCGTTGGAATATCTGAGGGGCGCGGAAGATGGAAGATAA
- the fabG gene encoding 3-oxoacyl-[acyl-carrier-protein] reductase, producing the protein MEDKVALVTGAGRGIGRAIALELASKDCAVALNYAHSAEAANEAAAEIIKSGGRAAAFKADVSNAAEVKEMFSAAAASLGSVNILVCNAGITKDALLMRMKEEEWDGVLATNLKSLFICAKEAVRPMLKGRWGRIIAISSVNALRGSAGQCNYAAAKAGMLGFVKSLAREVAAKGITVNAIAPGFIDTDMTASLSPELRAKFIEAIPAARIGTPQDVAKAAAFLASEDASYIQGQVIAVDGGITM; encoded by the coding sequence ATGGAAGATAAGGTCGCGCTCGTGACGGGGGCGGGGCGCGGGATAGGGCGCGCGATAGCCCTCGAGCTCGCGTCGAAGGACTGCGCCGTCGCGCTGAACTACGCGCACTCGGCGGAAGCAGCAAACGAAGCAGCGGCGGAGATAATAAAAAGCGGCGGGCGTGCCGCGGCGTTTAAGGCGGACGTCTCGAACGCCGCAGAGGTAAAGGAGATGTTCTCGGCCGCGGCCGCCAGCCTCGGCTCCGTTAACATACTCGTCTGCAACGCCGGAATAACGAAGGACGCCCTTCTGATGCGCATGAAGGAGGAGGAGTGGGACGGCGTGCTCGCGACCAATCTCAAGTCGCTCTTCATCTGCGCGAAGGAGGCCGTGCGCCCGATGCTGAAGGGGCGCTGGGGAAGAATCATCGCGATATCCTCGGTGAACGCGCTGCGCGGCAGCGCCGGGCAGTGCAACTACGCGGCGGCGAAGGCCGGGATGCTCGGCTTTGTAAAGAGCCTCGCGCGCGAGGTGGCCGCCAAGGGAATCACCGTGAACGCGATAGCGCCGGGCTTCATCGACACTGATATGACCGCCTCCCTCTCCCCGGAGCTGCGTGCAAAATTCATCGAGGCGATACCGGCGGCGCGCATCGGAACGCCGCAGGACGTCGCTAAGGCCGCGGCCTTTCTCGCCTCGGAGGACGCGTCTTATATACAGGGGCAGGTCATAGCGGTTGACGGCGGCATAACTATGTAG
- the acpP gene encoding acyl carrier protein has protein sequence MKMEEVQKKLKEILVDRLNAEEDQIKPEASFVEDLGADSLDIVELIMGIEEEFDIEIPDEDAEKLTTVGEAMQYVKTKLGIED, from the coding sequence ATGAAAATGGAAGAAGTTCAGAAAAAACTCAAGGAGATCCTCGTAGACCGTCTCAACGCCGAAGAGGATCAGATCAAGCCCGAGGCCTCGTTCGTGGAAGACCTCGGAGCCGACTCCCTCGACATAGTCGAGCTCATCATGGGCATCGAAGAAGAGTTCGACATCGAGATCCCGGACGAAGACGCCGAAAAGCTCACGACGGTGGGCGAGGCTATGCAGTACGTGAAGACGAAGCTGGGAATCGAAGATTAA
- the fabF gene encoding beta-ketoacyl-ACP synthase II, which translates to MNARRVVITGCGAVTPIGIGKEAFWSALERGKNGVGLIESFDTSKHPVKIAAEVKDFNPEAWFDKKEARRTDRVIQFAAASTDLAIEDSGLDLENFDKNMLGVYIGTGEGGIHTLEDNLHILSEKGPSRVSPFLVPMMIVNMPAAYVAIRIGAKGPNMAVVTACASSINSMGEACCCISRGDADVILAGGSEAAVSPLASAGFAALKALSTRNDDPEHASRPFDAERDGFVIGEGAAIFVFEEYSHAKARGAHIYAEVTGYGLSCDAHHVTAPDADGDGAYRAMEMAVRKAGWHADEIDLINAHGTSTPLNDKMETAAIKRLLGEELSKKTLVHSTKSMIGHVLGAAGAVETAATLLALERGIVHPTINYRTPDPECMLNIVANKPLRANVRRALINNFGFGGHNGVLAIEACRD; encoded by the coding sequence GTGAACGCAAGGAGAGTAGTAATCACAGGCTGCGGGGCCGTTACGCCTATAGGGATTGGAAAAGAAGCATTCTGGAGCGCGCTTGAGCGCGGAAAGAACGGCGTCGGGCTGATAGAATCCTTCGACACGTCGAAGCATCCCGTAAAGATAGCCGCCGAAGTGAAAGATTTCAATCCGGAGGCGTGGTTCGACAAGAAGGAAGCGCGCCGCACCGACCGCGTGATACAGTTCGCGGCGGCGAGCACCGACCTGGCGATAGAGGATTCGGGGCTCGACCTTGAAAATTTTGACAAAAACATGCTCGGCGTCTACATAGGCACGGGCGAGGGCGGCATACATACGCTCGAAGACAACCTGCACATCCTGAGCGAAAAGGGGCCGAGCCGCGTCAGCCCCTTCCTCGTCCCGATGATGATAGTCAACATGCCGGCCGCCTACGTGGCTATACGCATCGGCGCGAAGGGGCCGAACATGGCGGTCGTCACCGCCTGCGCGAGCTCGATAAACAGCATGGGCGAGGCCTGCTGCTGCATATCGCGCGGCGACGCCGACGTCATACTCGCGGGCGGTTCGGAAGCGGCGGTCTCCCCTCTCGCCTCCGCCGGCTTCGCGGCGCTCAAGGCGCTTTCGACGAGAAATGACGATCCCGAGCACGCTTCACGCCCCTTCGACGCGGAGCGCGACGGCTTCGTGATCGGCGAGGGCGCGGCGATCTTCGTATTCGAAGAATATTCGCACGCCAAAGCGCGCGGAGCCCACATATACGCCGAGGTGACGGGCTACGGCCTCTCCTGCGACGCGCACCACGTCACCGCACCCGACGCGGACGGGGACGGGGCCTACCGCGCGATGGAGATGGCCGTAAGAAAGGCCGGCTGGCACGCCGACGAAATAGACCTCATCAACGCGCACGGCACCTCCACGCCGCTCAACGACAAGATGGAGACGGCGGCGATAAAACGCCTGCTGGGCGAAGAGCTGTCGAAAAAAACTCTCGTGCATTCTACGAAGTCGATGATAGGGCACGTGCTCGGAGCGGCCGGAGCCGTCGAGACCGCGGCGACGCTGCTCGCGCTGGAGCGCGGCATAGTCCACCCGACGATAAATTACCGGACCCCGGACCCGGAGTGCATGCTCAACATAGTCGCCAACAAACCGCTACGCGCGAACGTCCGCCGCGCGCTGATCAACAACTTCGGCTTCGGCGGGCACAACGGCGTGCTCGCGATAGAGGCCTGCCGCGACTGA
- the rnc gene encoding ribonuclease III, with amino-acid sequence MKTGAEREELLLSLQRKLGYRFSSRALLEEALTHSSYANENSVPFNERLEFLGDAVLELAASEKLFSAYPGCDEGRLTSLRARIVCKESLSAWAAEVGLKNLIRLGNNFKKSEANDSIAADCAEALFGAVFADGGYSRASAVVEKFLATKPETSDPTITKNPKSELQEYTQAHAMGVPRYETVGHAGPEHAPSFKVRLTIQDRLFAEEWGRSTKEAEFAAAAEALGKLRGRRGAPKE; translated from the coding sequence ATGAAAACCGGCGCTGAGCGCGAGGAGCTCCTTCTGTCGCTGCAGCGGAAGCTCGGCTATCGCTTCTCCAGCCGCGCGCTGCTCGAAGAGGCGCTGACCCACTCGTCGTACGCCAACGAGAATTCCGTTCCCTTCAATGAACGCCTCGAATTCCTGGGAGACGCGGTGCTCGAACTCGCCGCGTCGGAAAAGCTTTTCTCGGCTTACCCGGGCTGCGACGAAGGGCGGCTCACTTCGCTGCGCGCGCGCATCGTCTGCAAGGAGAGCCTCAGCGCGTGGGCGGCGGAGGTCGGGCTGAAAAATCTCATCCGGCTCGGCAACAATTTCAAAAAAAGCGAAGCGAACGATTCCATCGCGGCGGACTGCGCGGAAGCGCTCTTCGGCGCGGTCTTCGCCGACGGGGGCTACTCGCGGGCCTCCGCGGTCGTCGAGAAATTCCTCGCTACGAAGCCGGAGACAAGCGACCCTACGATAACGAAAAACCCCAAGTCGGAGCTTCAGGAATACACGCAGGCGCACGCGATGGGCGTGCCCCGCTACGAAACGGTCGGACACGCCGGCCCGGAGCACGCGCCGAGCTTCAAGGTGCGCCTGACGATACAGGACAGGCTCTTCGCCGAAGAGTGGGGACGTTCGACTAAGGAGGCGGAGTTCGCCGCGGCCGCCGAGGCGCTCGGAAAGCTGCGCGGCCGCCGAGGCGCGCCGAAGGAGTGA
- a CDS encoding HAMP domain-containing histidine kinase → MRRTLSLRKKIAILMSAAVCATALAAWCIVYGTERSDRVAETNAMLSRNINLIAKEVEKGGEAALREAAERWTELYPDGRLTAVDAGGRVLLDTKADAAKMENHYMRGEIIAAFTEGEASETRYSVTQKAWQIYAAKRMLMPGAGGACVVRLSYPFDKLSGLVRKVVRPFAKYFLLALLLVWGATCWLLRVIMEPLDRLSRSAKMIAIGEDVKFPVNDCEELSALARSLNSMRESLKEKGEETRQRKEELSQLVGALPIGVILIDAEKKIRYINGEAERICGVKETPKEGDQAEAVLQQPDVCDMFGGPDASRRLSILKEGYPLSVEATTLSLPRGRLVMLQDMTESARLEEARREFLVDAGHEFQTPLAIIRAGLELLASSPLMEKAENAEDAATIKSVISQQERISSLVDDLLLLSRLEAEPLRVGIDEVELSALFSEVRDELLELPRQKETEVTIDAPKEGAFAKGVRQDLRRALSNLMENALKYSQAAAAEKAEIRVRIGDAGDKWRITVDDNGPGIADNEKEVIFERFRRGDSHRARKDKKCGGYGLGLSIARRVAERHGGTLTVEKSELGGACFVLTLPKEKVDDA, encoded by the coding sequence ATGAGGCGGACGCTGTCGCTGAGGAAGAAAATAGCGATACTGATGAGCGCCGCGGTCTGCGCGACGGCTCTGGCTGCGTGGTGCATCGTTTACGGCACGGAGCGCTCCGACCGCGTCGCGGAGACGAACGCCATGTTGTCGCGCAATATAAACCTTATCGCCAAAGAGGTCGAGAAGGGCGGCGAAGCTGCACTGCGCGAAGCGGCCGAACGGTGGACGGAGCTTTATCCCGACGGGCGCCTAACTGCTGTGGACGCCGGCGGGCGCGTGCTGCTCGATACTAAGGCCGACGCCGCGAAGATGGAGAACCACTACATGCGCGGCGAGATAATAGCGGCCTTTACGGAGGGCGAGGCGTCTGAGACGCGCTACAGCGTGACCCAGAAGGCGTGGCAGATATACGCTGCGAAGAGGATGCTTATGCCCGGAGCGGGCGGCGCCTGCGTCGTTCGCCTCTCCTATCCCTTCGACAAGCTATCGGGGCTCGTAAGGAAGGTCGTCCGTCCCTTTGCGAAATATTTCCTGCTGGCGTTGCTGCTGGTGTGGGGCGCAACCTGCTGGTTGCTGCGCGTGATCATGGAGCCTTTAGACAGGCTCTCTCGCTCCGCTAAAATGATAGCGATCGGCGAGGACGTAAAATTCCCCGTCAACGACTGCGAGGAGCTGAGCGCGCTCGCGCGTTCGCTGAACTCTATGCGGGAAAGCCTTAAGGAGAAGGGCGAAGAGACGCGCCAGCGGAAGGAAGAGCTCTCCCAGCTCGTCGGGGCCCTGCCCATAGGCGTGATACTGATCGACGCGGAGAAAAAGATCCGCTATATAAACGGCGAGGCTGAGCGCATCTGTGGGGTAAAAGAGACACCGAAAGAGGGCGACCAGGCCGAAGCCGTGCTGCAACAGCCCGATGTCTGCGACATGTTCGGCGGGCCGGACGCAAGCAGGCGCCTTTCGATATTGAAAGAGGGGTATCCGCTGAGCGTGGAGGCGACGACGCTGTCACTTCCGCGCGGAAGGCTGGTGATGCTCCAAGATATGACGGAGAGCGCGCGTCTTGAAGAGGCCCGCCGCGAATTCCTCGTGGACGCGGGACACGAATTCCAGACTCCGCTGGCGATAATCCGTGCCGGACTTGAACTGCTCGCGTCGTCGCCTCTGATGGAAAAGGCGGAAAACGCCGAGGACGCCGCGACGATAAAGAGCGTGATAAGCCAGCAGGAGCGGATAAGCTCGCTGGTCGACGACCTGCTGCTGCTTTCGCGGCTCGAAGCCGAGCCGCTGCGCGTCGGCATTGATGAGGTCGAACTCTCCGCGCTGTTCTCGGAGGTGAGGGATGAGCTTCTCGAACTGCCGCGGCAGAAGGAGACGGAAGTAACGATAGATGCGCCGAAGGAGGGCGCGTTCGCTAAGGGCGTGCGCCAAGACTTGCGCCGCGCCCTCTCCAATCTGATGGAGAACGCTTTGAAATACAGCCAGGCCGCAGCGGCCGAAAAGGCTGAAATAAGGGTGCGTATAGGGGATGCGGGCGACAAGTGGCGCATAACAGTCGACGACAACGGCCCGGGAATCGCGGACAACGAAAAAGAAGTAATCTTCGAACGCTTCAGGCGTGGAGACAGCCACCGCGCGAGGAAAGACAAAAAATGCGGCGGCTACGGCCTAGGCCTGTCGATAGCACGCCGCGTCGCGGAAAGGCACGGTGGAACGCTTACAGTGGAGAAATCAGAACTCGGCGGTGCCTGCTTCGTTCTGACGCTGCCCAAGGAGAAGGTCGACGACGCCTGA
- a CDS encoding response regulator transcription factor: MDERILVVDDEESLVEFVCRALRQRGYKTLSAYDGDAALSMICDERPDLVILDLMLPMMDGWEVCRRAKGDAGLKDIPILMLTARSSPEDAVQGLDLGADDYMRKPFPLEELIARVRALLRRASGKGESARTIEDGELKIDTEEKEVRFRGAALDLSPTEYSILELLAGRIGHIVSREELLRRIWGVSSCDTRTVDVHLSRLRKKLDDGKTPKLSVQTLRGRGSRLVWEEGER, encoded by the coding sequence ATGGATGAGAGGATACTCGTCGTCGACGACGAGGAGAGCCTTGTCGAGTTCGTCTGCCGCGCGCTTCGGCAGCGCGGCTATAAGACCCTTTCCGCCTACGACGGCGACGCGGCGCTCTCCATGATCTGCGACGAGCGCCCAGATCTTGTTATACTCGACCTGATGCTGCCGATGATGGACGGCTGGGAGGTCTGCCGCCGCGCCAAGGGGGACGCCGGGCTTAAGGACATCCCGATACTGATGCTTACGGCGCGCTCGTCGCCGGAGGACGCCGTTCAGGGGTTGGACCTCGGTGCCGACGACTACATGAGAAAACCCTTCCCGCTGGAAGAACTGATCGCCCGCGTGCGCGCGCTGCTGCGCCGCGCCAGCGGAAAGGGCGAAAGCGCGCGGACGATAGAGGACGGGGAATTGAAAATAGATACAGAGGAAAAGGAAGTACGCTTTCGCGGCGCCGCGCTCGACTTGAGCCCCACGGAATATTCGATACTCGAGCTGCTCGCCGGACGCATCGGGCATATCGTCTCCCGCGAAGAGCTGCTCCGCAGAATCTGGGGCGTCTCCAGCTGCGACACGCGCACCGTCGACGTGCATCTTTCACGCCTGCGTAAAAAGCTCGACGACGGGAAAACTCCGAAGCTCTCAGTGCAGACGCTGCGCGGACGCGGCAGCCGCCTCGTCTGGGAGGAGGGGGAGCGATGA
- the phoU gene encoding phosphate signaling complex protein PhoU: protein MDAVNARKRIDKELSEIKADVYRMSALASESLERAVYALKKRDADAAKKVISDGDLTDALEEKIDARCLEFAARYQPLGEDLRAVVSMMHIAVDLERIGDYGENIAKAFLSAPDVPLLKPLIDIPRMVWVIKEMLGISMRAMDARDPEAALRVFPMDDEVDDLDRQITRELLLMIMEKPERIERSFSIMGISRTLERAGDHATNVAERVYYMYSGRTVKAGAYRRKEGSVDG, encoded by the coding sequence ATGGACGCTGTAAACGCAAGAAAAAGAATAGATAAAGAGCTTTCGGAGATAAAGGCGGATGTCTACCGCATGAGCGCGCTGGCGTCGGAGTCTCTGGAACGTGCGGTCTACGCTCTGAAGAAGCGCGACGCCGACGCCGCGAAAAAAGTTATCAGCGACGGCGACCTCACTGACGCGCTCGAAGAAAAGATAGACGCCCGCTGCCTGGAGTTCGCGGCGCGCTACCAGCCCCTCGGGGAGGATCTGCGCGCCGTCGTCAGTATGATGCATATCGCCGTAGACCTTGAAAGGATAGGGGATTACGGTGAAAATATAGCTAAGGCCTTCCTGTCGGCCCCGGACGTCCCGCTGCTGAAGCCGCTGATAGACATCCCGCGGATGGTGTGGGTAATAAAAGAGATGTTGGGGATTTCGATGAGGGCGATGGACGCGAGGGATCCGGAAGCGGCTTTGCGCGTCTTCCCGATGGACGACGAAGTCGACGACCTCGACAGGCAGATAACGCGCGAGCTTCTTCTTATGATAATGGAGAAGCCGGAGAGGATTGAGCGCTCCTTCAGCATTATGGGCATCTCGCGGACGCTCGAACGGGCCGGCGACCACGCGACCAACGTCGCTGAGCGCGTCTATTACATGTACAGCGGGCGTACCGTGAAGGCCGGCGCGTACCGCAGAAAAGAGGGAAGCGTAGATGGATGA
- the pstB gene encoding phosphate ABC transporter ATP-binding protein PstB, whose protein sequence is MEEFSEKTCEAAVAPVKISTRGLNLSYGDRPALKDISFDMAEKNVTAFIGPSGCGKSTYLRCLNRMNDFIPSVKISGIIEIDGENILSREFDVIALRRRVGMVFQKPNPFPMSVYDNVAYGPRLNGVKDRERLDGIVEKSLRGAALWDEVCDKLRSPGTGLSGGQQQRLCIARAIATQPEVLLMDEPTSALDPMSTARIEELIRELKRDYTVVIVTHNMQQAARISDCTAFFLLGELVEYGGTTKMFTSPCDGRTEDYIAGRFG, encoded by the coding sequence ATGGAAGAATTCTCGGAAAAAACATGCGAAGCCGCCGTAGCCCCGGTCAAGATATCGACGCGTGGGCTCAACCTCAGCTACGGCGACAGGCCTGCGCTCAAAGATATCAGCTTCGACATGGCGGAGAAAAACGTCACCGCGTTCATCGGCCCGTCGGGCTGCGGCAAGAGCACCTATCTGCGCTGCCTGAACAGGATGAACGACTTTATACCATCGGTAAAGATCAGCGGTATAATTGAGATAGACGGCGAAAATATATTGTCGCGCGAATTCGACGTGATAGCGCTGCGGCGAAGGGTGGGCATGGTTTTTCAGAAGCCGAACCCATTTCCGATGTCCGTCTACGACAACGTCGCGTACGGGCCGCGGCTGAATGGGGTGAAGGATAGGGAACGACTCGACGGGATCGTCGAAAAGAGCCTGCGCGGCGCGGCGCTTTGGGATGAGGTGTGCGACAAGCTTAGGAGCCCCGGGACGGGGCTTTCCGGCGGACAGCAGCAACGCCTCTGTATAGCGCGTGCCATCGCTACCCAGCCTGAAGTGCTTTTGATGGATGAGCCGACGTCGGCGCTCGATCCCATGTCGACCGCGCGCATAGAGGAGCTCATTCGCGAGCTGAAAAGGGATTACACGGTCGTCATCGTGACGCACAACATGCAGCAGGCCGCGCGCATATCCGACTGCACGGCTTTCTTCCTGCTAGGCGAGCTCGTGGAATACGGCGGGACCACGAAAATGTTCACCTCGCCGTGCGACGGGCGCACCGAAGATTACATCGCCGGCAGATTCGGCTAA
- the pstA gene encoding phosphate ABC transporter permease PstA has translation MNRTFMRRCGDRAANIFLFCVAFALAAATAAVAFFIIKKGAGALSWEFLSEPPRDGMMSGGVFTPLVGTVQLVLLSTGIALPIGVTTGLYFAEYAGDSRALSLMRVAIRSLAGVPSVIFGLFGLSLFVVFMGFGSCLLSASLTLACLSLPLIVTASEQAFLAVPQDYRDASYALGATKCQTIFKIVLPSAAPTIITGAILAVGRAAGETAPIMFTGAAFFAPEAAKGLFSQVMALPYHIYVLATSATNREAAEPIEYGAIVVLMALVLGSCAVAAAARAKLLERSGR, from the coding sequence ATGAATAGGACTTTTATGCGCAGATGCGGTGACCGCGCGGCGAATATCTTTCTTTTCTGCGTCGCGTTCGCCCTGGCGGCGGCCACCGCGGCAGTCGCCTTCTTCATTATAAAAAAGGGGGCCGGCGCGCTGTCGTGGGAATTCCTCAGCGAGCCGCCGCGCGACGGGATGATGTCCGGCGGAGTTTTCACGCCCTTAGTCGGGACGGTGCAGCTCGTGCTTCTTTCGACTGGCATCGCGCTGCCGATAGGCGTGACGACAGGGCTTTACTTCGCCGAGTACGCCGGGGATTCGCGCGCGCTCTCTCTGATGAGGGTCGCGATACGCTCGCTTGCCGGGGTGCCCTCTGTGATCTTCGGCCTCTTTGGCCTCTCGCTCTTCGTCGTATTCATGGGCTTCGGCTCTTGTCTGCTGTCGGCGTCGTTGACCCTTGCGTGCCTTTCGCTGCCCTTGATAGTCACCGCGTCGGAGCAGGCCTTCCTCGCGGTGCCGCAGGATTACCGCGACGCGTCGTACGCCCTTGGCGCGACGAAGTGCCAGACTATTTTCAAGATAGTGCTGCCGAGCGCGGCGCCTACGATCATCACCGGCGCGATACTCGCGGTCGGCCGCGCTGCCGGGGAAACCGCGCCGATAATGTTCACCGGCGCCGCCTTCTTCGCACCGGAAGCCGCTAAGGGACTCTTCTCTCAGGTGATGGCGCTTCCCTATCACATTTACGTGCTCGCTACCTCGGCGACGAACCGCGAGGCGGCGGAGCCGATAGAGTACGGCGCGATAGTCGTGCTCATGGCTCTCGTCCTCGGCAGCTGCGCAGTGGCCGCGGCCGCGCGGGCGAAGCTCTTGGAAAGGAGCGGCAGATAG
- the pstC gene encoding phosphate ABC transporter permease subunit PstC produces MRRVVFAAASAGILIMAFILIFLAANGLPVLREAPLEQILFSTEWYPTEEPPAFGMAALIAGTLSVTLLSCLLAVPAALALGVFTSEAAPRRARDFFKLMLELLSFLPSIVLGFIGMTVVAPWMQESLGAASGLNLLNASLMLGFLMIPQVASLTDEALASVPRDLRDASYALGATRTETVLKVVFPAAARGISAAVLLGVMRALGETMVVLMAAGGAAVLPSLLTDPVRPLTSTIAAEMGETPFGSAHYHALFFAGLLLLLMTLALNIVSMRLERKGMVK; encoded by the coding sequence ATGAGGCGCGTGGTCTTCGCCGCAGCCTCGGCCGGTATACTGATAATGGCGTTCATCCTCATCTTCTTAGCCGCGAACGGCCTGCCGGTGCTGCGCGAGGCGCCTCTTGAACAGATACTTTTTTCGACCGAATGGTACCCCACGGAGGAGCCGCCTGCCTTTGGCATGGCGGCCCTTATAGCCGGGACCCTTTCCGTTACGCTGCTCTCATGCCTGCTCGCCGTCCCCGCCGCGCTCGCGCTCGGAGTTTTTACTTCGGAGGCTGCGCCGCGCCGGGCGAGGGATTTCTTCAAGCTTATGCTCGAGCTGCTGAGCTTCCTGCCGTCGATAGTGTTGGGCTTCATCGGGATGACCGTGGTGGCCCCGTGGATGCAGGAGTCGCTCGGCGCCGCGAGCGGGCTGAATCTGCTGAACGCTTCACTGATGCTCGGATTTTTGATGATCCCGCAGGTCGCGTCGCTGACCGACGAAGCGCTCGCGTCGGTGCCACGGGATCTGCGCGACGCTTCCTATGCGCTCGGCGCCACGAGGACGGAGACGGTTCTGAAGGTCGTTTTCCCTGCCGCGGCGCGCGGGATAAGCGCGGCGGTGCTGCTGGGCGTGATGCGCGCGCTGGGCGAGACGATGGTGGTGCTTATGGCGGCGGGCGGCGCGGCGGTGCTGCCCTCGCTTCTGACCGACCCAGTGCGGCCTCTCACTTCGACGATCGCGGCGGAGATGGGCGAGACGCCGTTCGGAAGCGCGCACTACCATGCGCTCTTCTTCGCGGGGCTCCTTCTTCTGCTGATGACCCTCGCGCTGAATATCGTGTCGATGCGTCTGGAGAGAAAAGGAATGGTGAAATGA
- a CDS encoding phosphate ABC transporter substrate-binding protein, with the protein MEMKKMAMAAMAAAAISVASIASAGQVVMDGSTTVLPFGQAAVERYMKQHSGAKFSVSGTGTGNGFKSLAEGSAQIANASRFIKDSEVQNCLAKKVYPVPFAVALDCIVPIVHKDNPVKGLTLAQLKNIYSGGITNWKEVGGKDAPIVVVGRDTSSGTYGTWQEMVMDRGDKTRVTPKAQIASSSGAMLASVSENKNAIGYEGMGYVNKSVKGLAVDGAAATSAGARSGKYPLSRFLYMFTNGWPQDDVLDFLLFMQSDEGQRIVNASGFVSLRELGK; encoded by the coding sequence ATGGAAATGAAGAAAATGGCAATGGCCGCGATGGCGGCCGCGGCGATATCTGTGGCCTCGATTGCGTCGGCGGGACAGGTAGTGATGGACGGCTCGACGACGGTGCTCCCATTCGGGCAGGCGGCGGTCGAGCGGTATATGAAGCAGCACTCTGGAGCAAAGTTCTCCGTCTCCGGCACAGGCACGGGTAACGGCTTTAAATCCCTCGCCGAAGGCAGCGCGCAGATAGCGAACGCCTCGCGTTTCATCAAAGACTCGGAGGTTCAAAACTGTCTAGCGAAAAAAGTTTATCCGGTGCCCTTCGCGGTCGCGCTCGACTGCATAGTGCCGATAGTACATAAGGACAACCCGGTGAAGGGGCTGACGCTTGCGCAGCTCAAAAATATTTACTCCGGCGGCATAACGAACTGGAAGGAAGTCGGGGGAAAGGACGCGCCGATCGTCGTGGTCGGCCGCGACACGAGCTCCGGCACATACGGCACGTGGCAAGAAATGGTGATGGACCGGGGGGACAAAACGCGCGTGACGCCGAAGGCGCAGATCGCCTCTTCAAGCGGCGCTATGCTGGCCTCCGTCAGCGAGAATAAAAACGCGATAGGCTACGAGGGCATGGGCTACGTCAACAAGAGCGTCAAGGGGCTGGCGGTCGACGGCGCTGCGGCGACGTCTGCTGGCGCCCGCAGCGGGAAATACCCGCTCTCGCGCTTCCTTTACATGTTCACGAACGGCTGGCCGCAGGACGACGTACTGGACTTTCTGCTCTTCATGCAAAGCGACGAGGGGCAACGGATAGTAAATGCTTCAGGATTTGTTTCACTGCGTGAGCTCGGAAAGTAG